The window TGCTGATGCTAAAATAATTCTTGTCGGTGCATGGGATCAAGTTCTATAATATCCCTTTAGACAATTTAAAGACCGAAGTAAACTTTACTTTTCTtcctaattaaataattaaatggaCCAGATAGTCCTCCTTTCATGTGATAAATTCCTTTGTAATTTTCTATTAGGAATATGAAAAGGCACACAACACATGAAAAAACTAAACCAATTAAAGTCTAATAAGCCAGGAAAAAGAGAATTCCGTACAAATTTGACAAATTTGATATCTAGTAGTACTATATAGTATATATTAAGTAGAAATTCTAAATGCACTGCTATTTTATTTTTACTCTAATTAAAAAGTTAAAGATAAATTATACTCCAAATCATTTCATTATATTGCTGAATGTAACGACCATTTCAAATTGTCAGACAAGGGAATTGCACTTGATGAACTTTTTCACCAAGGGGACTTACATTTTATTGAACATTCAGATAATTAAATTGAAGAGTGTATTTTCTCTTCCAAATTAAACaacacataaaaaaaaaaattaaattaaagcaGACTTGATAACAACATGTTTCTTTGTAATCTAGTTAATTAATTACAAAGTTCACGAGCAATTCCCACGCGAGAATTTGCAGTGTCAAACAAAATCCTGAGGTTCTGCTGCTGTAAATTGGCTATCACATTCAACACTGAGTTCACATTGTTTGGTGCTGCTGCCATTGCCAAACATGCCAAAGGAGTTGCACTGCTGTGTATCAAAGTGTTCTCCATTGGCAGCTTTAAATTCATCCCCTCAAACTGCAATGTGATGGCTGGTGCCCCTGCTTCATTTGGTGATGCAAAACATGTGTCAAATGCACCCAAGGAGCTAAATGGCCCTTTCACTTGTTTCCTAAATTCATCCCGGATTGCATTGTAAGCTTGTGGGACGAATCGGGTTATGACCGTCCCCGAGTCAATTATGGTGCCTGCACCGGTGTTCGGGTCAAAACCAAGTTGCTCGGGGCTAATGGGAACCTGAATTCGTCCCACACTTACACTTGTCAAGTTCACGTAGTACAATGATGGTCGGCGTGGGTTCTTGAGTAATGGGGTAGTTTTGATATTCTTGGGTTGACCCAGGGGTCCAAGTTTTAATGATCCAGAGAAATAATACGATTTAAAACTTGGTAAACAATACGAGAATACGCCCGAGTAGAGAGATCCGGATTGTGACAGTAACGACATGGAGCCCCGACCCAGACCCAACAACCCTTGGGGCGGTATTGCGTTTCCAGATACAGCACTAATGCACCCGAAAGCATAATTTGGAACAACATCATTGGCTAGTCCAAGTGAGTCACGTGACAATGTGGCGTAGAACGATGAATCTCCACCATATGATTGGTTGAAGAAGCAAGCACTTGACCCGGATCCCGACCCAGTAGTCGAGCAAGAGAGCCCGCGGACTTGAGTGCATTCGGGTACGGAGCAGTCTACCGACCCGTAAGTAGAGGAAGTAGTTGGGGCAAACAAAGTATTTGATGTGCACCCAACACAACCACTACATGGTACCCATGCATCATCGTTACTAGTGTCCAAGACCATGTACATAAGCTGGCCTGGAGTACCAATCTTTGCCTTGACAACATAGTTACCTGTAACAATGTGTAGCATTGATAATGTGAATTACATGTACAATGGGGTATTTATATTGAATAAATGCATACTGCCTTCGCGTTCCATTTTTTGTGAGATGATTCAGGCTCAAATTATCTAATTTTCTGTTTCAGACAGAATCTTTcacattttttaaaataaaatttacatatttagataaaaagtacaacatttcacaatagaggcggatccaggattcaaTAGTTATTGAGTTCACAttcaaatatttatagatatttagtaAATTTTTTGAACACATTTAACAAAAGCTACTAGATTCACGTGAACCCGTAGGTCGCAAGGTGGATCCGCCTAGTTCACAATATTTATAAAAGACGTATGGAAAAGTTGATAAAAAGAAATCGTTTGATTCTCCAAATAGTAACTGCATCAGATAATTGAGAAGACTAAGCTACCCTTGAGTATAGTAGACAGTATTTATCATTACCTATATTGAAGAGGTTCTGGCCTGGAGCAATGGGCACAATAGTGGGCTTTTTGGATACTACTAAGCTGGATAAATAAGAGAGCCTTTGTGGGTCTTTTGAGGCCATGTTGATAACAGTATTGAGAAATGAAGAGGAAGGTTTAGGTGGGTTAAAGGGTGAGCATTTGCCATAAATGTGAATGATTGAAAGGTCTGAATTACCTTTGGAAGAAGCACAAGAATCAGAAGCTGAACATCTTGTAGAAAGAAGAGTGATGAAGAGGAAAGTGGCTATGGATAAGGCCATAACTTTAAGTTTTTATAACAATGACAACTAGGGTGGTGAAACATGTATATATAGATCCAAAAGGGTGTATAGTTAGGGATTTTGGGGTGGGAATTAAAAGTGTGTGAAATTATTGGTGAAACTAAAGAATTCACgtgagtttttttttctttttctttttggtaatTTATGGGGTAATAGTACAGTAGCTAGCAAGCTATGATCCAAAAAAGGACTAAAGAGAAGTCAATATTTGCAGCATAAACTAACTGAATAAAAGATGACAAGTTCAAGCTCCGATCATTCCATTGGTCCATCGAAATTTTCCATATCTATCAGTTTATCATTGTCCTGACTTGTTACATGATTTTTCACATTAATACCATTGCTTTGCTTTAAAGCTTTTCAAGAATATAACCTCAAATTATCCTAAGTAATATGACCTCAAATTAAAATAAGACTTTAAATTAAACTTCGAATATATCACCATTTATCTATTATAGTTAccggttcaaaatatgattcttgAATAATTCACGAGCTTGACACTGATGTTGAGTCATTCGTGGCGTACCCGAGAAGTTATAGAACAAAATGTCTTCTCTACTCCTTACAATTTTAAAGGAATAGGATAATTTTTACATTTAACAAATGTATGTTATGTTAGCCTTTAGTGGAAATCAAATCACAAGATATTGGAAGAGGGATATTTTGAGTGTGAAAGCATGAATAGAAGAAGCTCGTGAACCTTAGTTGGAGTTTATATTGTTTTGTCCATAAGCAAAGGAATTAAGGCATGAGATGCGGTTGGTCACGGGCATGCATGCAGCAGACGTGCAAATTGTCAGGCAAACTGCCCAAAGTTTATGAAAGAGACCTCTCTATTCTAAGGCGGATACGTGTTTTGGCTTAAATTATACTATAACATAtgcaaaaataaatttaaaatgtaTACATATATTAAAATTACGTTAATTCTGAATTTACAAACTCTAAATTCTGAATTCATCTATATTGCATCTACTTAAATTTAATTATCAGTTTGTCATTTCCTCAAGAAAATTGGCACATATGTGTAAGTCATAACCGATAATTAACTTAAATATTACACAGGCATAGTAAATAAAGCTAAACAAAATTTTaaggtccaataatatcaaaggGTTATCCCCATCTCCCGTTCTAGCCCAAAAAGGACTCCCTCGGACCTAGACCGTCAAAGCTTCAAATGAACTTGTACCGTACCCCTCTTGATTGAGTTTTTAAGGAATATACATCgttcttttaaatatttttacacCGTCATTTTATATTTACTAGTTATAGtcggtaatttttatttttatttttaagattacAAATTTTACAATTTAAGGAGGCTTACTTACATAAATCATTTAGATAACCTGATAgtgtaaaatattatttaaattgaCAGTGTATATTATTTAAATTCTCTTTTGATTATATTATTCACTGCATATTATTATGGGCGGAGCTAGCTCTTCGATTATGGGTTCAATCGAATCCAATAGCTTTGGCTAGACTCTATATTTATCTTAAGAAGttcattgaatatgtacaaactattaatttagaacccagtaaaGGAAATAACATTAAATGCCTATCTGGGCTAATTTTATTATTCGATTTTGCCTATCTGATTATACTTTCTACTTATGCATCCCAAGAATTTTATACGGCCTACCTATTCCCTTTTTCTCTTTAATTTGTATTGAGTGGTCGGAGATTGATTGAAAAGGCAAGCCCGGCCGACCCTCTCCCCCCCTAACCGCCTATCTATTCGTGATCGAAACTTCCAAGCTAGAGTACGGCAGGAGCAGAAGAAATTTTCGGTGAAACGATGAAATGCATAGAGATCTAAAAGACCACAAACGACAAACTGgattttgcacttcttgtgttatggtgaaatgaaaattttaaagatTTACTTTTTGAAGTCGTTTTTTCAAATTTCTAGATATGATTTTTGTGTGTATTTGAAGACCTACCATTGTTGAGCCTGAAGCACTTTAATATGAATTAAGATTTTGTTATTTTAGTCGAAGTGTGTGTTATAAAATATTATCTATTGTACCTTAAAAAAGTTTATACTAATAAAATTTGATCGTATTTGGAGCTGATTTAAGATAATTGGGATCGAATTTTTGAAGACCCACTATTAAGTTTAACTTGAAGCTCTTTAAAAGCACAAGCACAATTACCCAATAATATACTGCTTCAAGATACAATATACTATAAAAGTATATTGTTGTATTATACAGTTTATTGCAgtataattcaaatagtacacaTTTCTATAATAGTATATTGCAAGAGAATATAACTCTACAATAATATACTACAATAATATACTATAATAGTATACAATATACTACAACAATATAGTGTAATAGCGTAAGACATACTTCAACAATATACTTCAGCTGCTATTGTTGAATCATCTAGGTACTATTGCGCAAAGCTAATCGTGGTTATAGTCCAAGTTTGGTGGCTgataattgaagaaaaataaaattggtCCACCATCGAAAGAGCTTTGAAGTTTTATGTTCCGGAATTGAATACTTAATAGATTTTTGGACTTTAAATTTGAGTGAGTATTATTAAAACTTGTTGCAAATGTTTGTAGGAATTGAATATGAAGTTTCTGTTCATTTTTGACCCGAAGTTGGTCTGATCGAAAATTTCAAGCTAAAAATCTTCTCCAGATGTGCTTGATCTccaattttgaatttttggttgtGCTTCTATTAAATATGATAACGCGTTGCTTGGTTCCTTTGAAATTGGTGTTGATTTCACCTTCTTTCAGCTATAATAGGTGTATAATTAAATAGTTAGTGTGTAGGATATTTAATGGGTAGAGGCGGGTAATACTTTTGTTTTATAGGTATCTCTGTATTTATCCCTAACTTAAAAAGGTTAAATTGTCGAACTCATAAATTTTAAATCGTATGCATATTACAACGCTTTCCAATGGCATATTAACATCGTTAATGCGCGTAAATTCGCCGCGACAAACACAAATATCAGCCGAAATTGCACTCATCTT is drawn from Nicotiana tomentosiformis chromosome 12, ASM39032v3, whole genome shotgun sequence and contains these coding sequences:
- the LOC104110299 gene encoding aspartyl protease AED3-like, with translation MALSIATFLFITLLSTRCSASDSCASSKGNSDLSIIHIYGKCSPFNPPKPSSSFLNTVINMASKDPQRLSYLSSLVVSKKPTIVPIAPGQNLFNIGNYVVKAKIGTPGQLMYMVLDTSNDDAWVPCSGCVGCTSNTLFAPTTSSTYGSVDCSVPECTQVRGLSCSTTGSGSGSSACFFNQSYGGDSSFYATLSRDSLGLANDVVPNYAFGCISAVSGNAIPPQGLLGLGRGSMSLLSQSGSLYSGVFSYCLPSFKSYYFSGSLKLGPLGQPKNIKTTPLLKNPRRPSLYYVNLTSVSVGRIQVPISPEQLGFDPNTGAGTIIDSGTVITRFVPQAYNAIRDEFRKQVKGPFSSLGAFDTCFASPNEAGAPAITLQFEGMNLKLPMENTLIHSSATPLACLAMAAAPNNVNSVLNVIANLQQQNLRILFDTANSRVGIARELCN